CACTTGAGGATGCTCCAGAACCACGCGGCGAATCGTTTCGATCGTTTCCTTTGTCTCCGCGAGAGAAGCATGCGCATTCAACTCCAGCTCGATATTCACCTGATCGCGATCTGCGGGAGGAAAGAACTGTTCGGGCAACGATCCTGCCACCATAAACCCACAAACAGGCAAGACACATCCCACCGCCACGCCAAGTAACGGGCGAGAAAACAGGATGTCCAGCGACTTCCGATATGCGTCGCGCATTCCCGCATGACTGAAACCAATCTGCCACCAGTGAGCGTTGAGCGGGTCTTCTTCCGGATCTGCAAAGAGCGCAGCAATTGCGGGAATAACGGTCATCGCCAGGAAGAAGGAACTGCTGATTGCCAGAATCACACTGACGGCAATCGAACCGACAAATTCTCCCGCGGGACCAGGCATCAGCGCGATCGGAGCAAACGCTAATACTGTGGTTAATGTCGACCCCAACAAGGGTACTGCCAGATGACGAACCGTCGAGATAACCGCATCATCGGGGGCCATCCCGGAATGTAATTTTGATCGCACTTCATCGACAACGACAATCGCATTATCGATCAACAGCCCCAGCGCAATAATCAGTCCTGTGACTGACATCTGGTGGATGGGAATATCCAGAAAACGCAATCCCGTCAGAACCATAAAGGCAGACAAAGGCAACGCCGTTCCAATCACCAGCGCATTCCGCCAGCCCATCATAAACACAATCACCGCGATGACGGCCAGCCCACCGAACAATAAATTCCAGACCAGGCCATCCAGGCGTGCTTCCACATAGCGGTTTTGATCGAATAATGTCTGCACTTTCACGTCATTGGCCAGCCTCTGTTCAAATTCTTTAATAGCGGCGGTCGCTGCCTGGCTCCAGTGATCAATCCTCACGCTATCCCGCACGAACATACCTAAAGTCACTGCCGGTTTTCCATCTGCAATCACCAGACTGTTCAGAGGCAACGCGACTCCTTTTTTGATCGTGGCAATATCTCCCAACTGCACGGAATGGCCTTCCGCACCAAATTGAACCGGCGTGTTGGCAATCCGCGACAGGGAATCCAGTTCAGAATCCACGTCGATCGTCAAATCACTTTTCCGCCCACGCAGTAAGCCTGCTGTCAACTTGGCATCCGACGATTCGACCTGATTCGCAATTTGCTGAACACTTAAGCCCAGAGCCGCAATACGATCAGGCTGAATTTCCGCAATAATTTCTTCTTCAGGATCGCCGAATGTATCGATGTCTTCCGTACCGGAAATCGCTCGCAAACGGTCTTCCAGCTGCTTTGCCGTCCGCCTTAACACAGCATAATTCACATCATTCGGATTATCCCAAACCAAAGCCACGATCAAAGCATATGCTTTGACTTCCAGTTCTTCAAAATCGGGTTCCTCTGCGCCGGCTGGAAATTCAACGCGTGCATCGTCAATTTTATCCCGAATCCGCGACCAGACCTCGTCGACTTCGTACACATCATCCCGCAACTCAATCGTCATTGATGACATGCCGGTCCGGGAGATGGAACGCAGCTCTTTGATCTCATCGATCTCGCGAAGTTCCTCTTCGATCTTTTCAGAAACCAGCGATTCCACGCGTGTCGCGTC
This window of the Gimesia fumaroli genome carries:
- a CDS encoding efflux RND transporter permease subunit; its protein translation is MLEGLFYRNRRLLILLMALITVAGLSSYYVLPRMEDPVLTQRVARVNTRFPGADATRVESLVSEKIEEELREIDEIKELRSISRTGMSSMTIELRDDVYEVDEVWSRIRDKIDDARVEFPAGAEEPDFEELEVKAYALIVALVWDNPNDVNYAVLRRTAKQLEDRLRAISGTEDIDTFGDPEEEIIAEIQPDRIAALGLSVQQIANQVESSDAKLTAGLLRGRKSDLTIDVDSELDSLSRIANTPVQFGAEGHSVQLGDIATIKKGVALPLNSLVIADGKPAVTLGMFVRDSVRIDHWSQAATAAIKEFEQRLANDVKVQTLFDQNRYVEARLDGLVWNLLFGGLAVIAVIVFMMGWRNALVIGTALPLSAFMVLTGLRFLDIPIHQMSVTGLIIALGLLIDNAIVVVDEVRSKLHSGMAPDDAVISTVRHLAVPLLGSTLTTVLAFAPIALMPGPAGEFVGSIAVSVILAISSSFFLAMTVIPAIAALFADPEEDPLNAHWWQIGFSHAGMRDAYRKSLDILFSRPLLGVAVGCVLPVCGFMVAGSLPEQFFPPADRDQVNIELELNAHASLAETKETIETIRRVVLEHPQVKGIEWFLGESAPQFYYNIIAKRENASNYAQALVQLNSASGGQELIHELQRELDRKVPHSRVLVRQLEQGPPFDAPIEVRLFGPDLHQLSQSGDELRTILSKTPDVLHHKAELADPLPKLTLKIDEEQARLAGLDHAEISRQLDAALEGALGGSILEETEELPVRIRVPHNRRGSINDIASLQLISSKKTSDGQSQFVPLTAIAQVQMSSEVAAISHFNGERMNEVQAYIKAGVLPAKVLADFQANMKQAGFELPPGYRLEWGGEASKRDDAVGNLMANVGVLMVLMVATLVLSFSSFRVAALVGTVGLLSIGLGLGMLWLFGFPFGFMAIVGSMGLAGVAINDAIVVLAELRANPESRKGNRVVVRDVVLRSTRHVVATSLTTVAGFVPLVIAGGGFWPPLAITIAGGVGGATLLALYYIPSAYILVMCRNCPLRATVGEPVSEEQGATLLSKLKERLPVLR